A stretch of Carya illinoinensis cultivar Pawnee chromosome 14, C.illinoinensisPawnee_v1, whole genome shotgun sequence DNA encodes these proteins:
- the LOC122293531 gene encoding cation/H(+) antiporter 3-like encodes MAGQPPLAARVPTSYYNGSHAMTIKECVRLPSEIHSTGFWNYFRSGTIPSTLPLLELQMVLIFAITRFTHSILKPYGVPEFTSQLIAGIMLGPSGLGRVGIFQALFSVRNPNTVGMIATFGHILFSFMSGVKMDTGLIKRMGRKSLFTGIACIMFPLLVGSFTIQVTLRRSWLTAEEATGLPFQTALNCLTPFPVVVYLLESLKVLNSELGQLGLSASLVSDMFGCFLVWLTEMTKVGREKGMFGVAISASSSILYVFVVVFAFRPAMFWVIRQTPEGRPVKRTHLQLIMMLMLFAGLLSRWFSTSLVFGPFILGLAVPDGPPLGSAIIKKFYYFNQDVFLPLFVTTCGMRTDLRLIKFNDSFMTFNVLLIFFTFSAKMMACVVPLLYTKMPLNDALALALILSSKGEIHLALNTIFRDTNPQVQYLTDTALTLSNIAILLNAIIAPVMVQFLYDPSRKYAGYQKRDIIHNKRNAELRILVCIHKPQNIVAAIELLESSCPTRERPLGIYVLHLIELIGRSSPIFISHEMKKKTVYKTSAYSENVISAFKSFQQNNRAGVVTNCFTAISPTKFMHEDICTLALDKLASLIVLPFHRKWSADGSIQSEGSTHLRTLNNSVLEIAPCSVGILVDRGGHSKSSNVIASKSPFSVAMIFVGGNDDREALTFAKRMANDSNITLTVVHFVSSDTEDITLWDRLLDNEVLKDVKMNNVGDEYVIYLEEIVKDGPQTALIVRSMVDEYDLFIVGRRHNCDSTQTSGLVEWSEFPELGIIGDLLASSDLNSKASVLVIQQQRKKT; translated from the exons ATGGCAGGACAACCTCCGCTGGCGGCCAGAGTTCCGACCTCGTATTATAATGGAAGCCACGCGATGACCATAAAAGAATGCGTTCGTCTTCCCTCCGAGATCCATTCGACAGGTTTTTGGAACTACTTTCGTTCTGGGACGATTCCTTCTACACTGCCATTGCTTGAGCTTCAGATGGTTCTAATTTTCGCCATCACGCGCTTCACCCATTCCATTCTTAAGCCGTACGGAGTCCCTGAATTCACGTCACAACTAATT GCTGGCATAATGCTCGGTCCTTCAGGCTTGGGGCGCGTCGGAATATTCCAGGCTTTGTTCTCGGTTAGAAATCCAAACACAGTGGGAATGATAGCTACCTTTGGTCACATACTCTTTTCGTTTATGAGTGGGGTGAAAATGGATACGGGACTGATAAAAAGAATGGGTAGAAAATCCTTGTTTACTGGTATTGCCTGCATAATGTTTCCTTTGCTAGTTGGCAGCTTCACAATCCAAGTGACACTAAGAAGATCTTGGCTAACCGCAGAAGAAGCGACTGGCCTTCCATTTCAAACAGCACTAAATTGTCTAACTCCATTTCCAGTGGTAGTATACCTTCTTGAGAGCCTCAAGGTCCTGAATTCTGAACTAGGACAATTAGGCCTATCTGCATCATTGGTCAGTGACATGTTTGGCTGCTTTCTTGTCTGGCTTACTGAAATGACTAAAGTTGGTCGGGAGAAAGGCATGTTTGGCGTGGCGATAAGTGCATCATCAAGCATTCTCTATGTTTTTGTCGTTGTGTTTGCTTTTCGACCGGCAATGTTTTGGGTAATCAGGCAAACACCCGAAGGCAGGCCTGTAAAACGCACACATCTTCAACTAATCATGATGTTAATGCTTTTCGCGGGATTGCTTTCTCGGTGGTTTAGTACGTCACTCGTGTTTGGACCTTTCATTCTGGGTTTGGCAGTGCCAGATGGACCCCCTTTGGGGTCTGCTATAATCAAAAAGTTTTACTACTTCAATCAAGATGTGTTCTTGCCGCTGTTTGTGACTACATGTGGGATGAGGACAGATCTACGTTTGATCAAATTCAATGACAGCTTCATGACATTCAATGTACTgctcattttcttcactttttctGCCAAAATGATGGCGTGTGTGGTTCCCCTCTTGTACACCAAAATGCCCTTAAATGATGCTCTAGCACTCGCTCTCATTTTGAGTTCCAAAGGTGAAATCCACCTCGCCCTCAATACCATATTCAGAGATACCAAT CCGCAAGTACAGTACCTGACGGACACAGCGCTCACTTTGTCAAATATCGCGATCCTCTTGAATGCAATCATTGCACCAGTTATGGTGCAATTCCTGTACGATCCTTCAAGGAAATATGCAGGCTACCAGAAAAGAGATATTATTCATAACAAAAGAAATGCAGAGCTCCGAATCCTGGTATGCATTCACAAGCCTCAAAATATTGTTGCGGCAATCGAACTACTAGAATCCTCATGCCCTACTAGAGAAAGACCTCTTGGAATTTACGTGCTTCACCTTATCGAGCTGATTGGCCGATCCTCTCCTATTTTTATCTCCCacgaaatgaagaaaaagactGTGTACAAAACATCCGCGTATTCAGAGAATGTTATCAGCGCGTTCAAAAGCTTTCAACAAAATAATCGAGCTGGTGTTGTAACAAACTGTTTCACAGCAATCTCTCCGACCAAGTTCATGCATGAAGACATCTGTACTCTCGCACTGGACAAGCTAGCTTCCCTCATAGTACTCCCATTCCACAGAAAATGGTCGGCAGATGGATCTATCCAATCGGAGGGTAGTACTCATTTAAGGACTTTGAATAACAGTGTCCTAGAAATTGCTCCATGTTCTGTCGGGATCCTCGTTGATCGTGGCGGCCATTCGAAGAGCTCTAACGTTATTGCATCAAAGTCGCCTTTTTCTGTGGCAATGATCTTCGTGGGTGGAAATGATGATCGAGAGGCATTAACTTTTGCCAAACGCATGGCCAATGACAGCAACATCACTTTGACTGTGGTTCATTTTGTTTCCTCCGACACTGAAGATATCACCCTTTGGGACAGATTGCTTGACAATGAGGTACTGAAAGATGTTAAAATGAACAATGTAGGTGATGAATATGTGATATACTTAGAGGAGATAGTGAAAGATGGGCCTCAGACGGCATTGATAGTTCGTTCAATGGTGGATGAGTACGATCTGTTTATTGTAGGCAGAAGACACAACTGTGATTCCACACAGACATCAGGGCTTGTAGAATGGAGTGAATTCCCGGAGCTGGGAATTATCGGAGACTTGCTGGCCTCCTCAGATCTCAACAGCAAGGCTTCTGTTTTGGTGATTCAACAACAACGAAAAAAGACCTAA
- the LOC122294993 gene encoding GDSL esterase/lipase At2g31550-like, with protein MAKLSALISLIIPVAVVLQYMIWTIISNTACTATKLTTSPKFPAILIFGDSTVDDGNNNYIRTLFKGNHYPYGRDFPDQIPTGRFSNGKLVPDFIATALGIKENIVPPFLDPNLSDEELCTGVSFASAGSGYDNLTTVASGAISIFKQIEYFKKYLVRLKGIVGEADAKKIVNGALFILSAGTNDFIFNFYDLPTRRLQFNISGYHEFLQNRIQVFIEDLYNLGCRKLFIAGLPPIGCLPIQMTAKFENLRDRKCLEDENLDAENYNQKLAKLLHQVQAYLPGSKIVYADVYKPLIHMINHPENYGFVETKRGCCGTGLIEVGPLCTPITPLCTKASEYLYWDCIHPSEAAYQYLSKYMEEEVLPKLLYI; from the exons ATGGCAAAATTATCAGCCTTGATCTCCCTGATCATACCAGTAGCAGTAGTACTGCAGTACATGATTTGGACCATCATATCTAACACAGCTTGCACTGCCACAAAGCTCACGACCTCACCAAAATTTCCTGCCATTCTCATCTTTGGTGATTCAACGGTGGATGATGGCAACAACAATTACATTAGGACATTGTTTAAGGGCAACCATTATCCCTACGGCCGCGATTTCCCTGATCAAATTCCTACGGGAAGGTTTTCTAATGGAAAACTTGTTCCGGACTTCATTGCAACCGCGCTAGGaatcaaagaaaatattgtACCTCCATTCCTTGATCCAAATCTGTCTGATGAAGAACTCTGTACCGGTGTTAGCTTTGCTTCAGCTGGATCGGGCTATGATAACTTGACTACAGTTGCATCTGGTGCCATCTCAATTTTCAAGCAAATTGAGTACTTCAAGAAATATTTAGTGAGGCTTAAGGGCATTGTAGGGGAAGCCGATGCTAAGAAGATAGTTAATGGTGCTCTTTTTATTCTTAGTGCAGGCACTAATGACTTTATTTTCAACTTCTATGACTTACCCACAAGGAGGTTACAGTTCAACATTAGTGGGTACCATGAATTTCTACAAAATAGGATACAAGTTTTCATCGAG GATTTATACAATCTGGGATGCAGGAAACTGTTTATTGCTGGGCTTCCTCCAATCGGCTGCCTCCCCATTCAAATGACTGCAAAATTTGAGAATCTGAGGGATAGAAAATGTCTAGAGGATGAGAATTTAGATGCTGAAAATTATAATCAAAAGCTTGCAAAGCTGTTACATCAAGTCCAAGCATACCTTCCAGGCAGCAAGATTGTCTATGCAGACGTGTACAAgcctttgatccacatgattaATCATCCTGAAAATTATG GATTCGTGGAAACAAAAAGAGGATGCTGTGGAACTGGTTTGATTGAAGTGGGGCCCTTATGTACTCCAATCACACCGTTATGTACGAAGGCTTCAGAATACTTATACTGGGATTGCATACATCCAAGTGAAGCTGCATACCAGTACCTTTCTAAATACATGGAGGAGGAAGTCCTCCCCAAGCTCTTGTATATCTAA
- the LOC122295007 gene encoding uncharacterized protein LOC122295007 gives MGNSLRCCLACVLPCGALDLIRIVHLNGYVEEITHPVTAGEILEANPNHVLSKPCSQGVVRKILIVSPDSVLKRGSIYFLIPASSLPEKKKRGNNLSKSSKKSKKCSGTSDVDHVSECDRYLSDIISDKKPSRRRDRRTGRVGGVWAPHLESISEDL, from the coding sequence ATGGGCAATAGTCTAAGGTGTTGCTTGGCTTGTGTTCTTCCCTGTGGAGCTCTAGACTTGATCCGCATCGTTCATTTGAACGGCTACGTAGAAGAGATCACACATCCGGTCACGGCCGGTGAGATCCTTGAGGCCAACCCAAATCACGTCCTGAGCAAACCGTGCTCTCAAGGCGTTGTACGTAAAATTTTGATTGTCTCGCCGGATTCTGTGCTAAAGAGAGGAAGCATTTACTTCTTGATCCCAGCTTCGTCGCTGCCGGAGAAGAAAAAACGAGGTAACAACCTCAGTAAGTCCTCCAAGAAGAGCAAAAAGTGCAGTGGTACTAGTGATGTTGATCATGTCTCCGAATGTGATCGTTACCTATCGGACATCATCTCCGACAAGAAACCGTCGCGTCGACGGGATCGAAGGACTGGCCGAGTTGGAGGAGTGTGGGCGCCTCATCTTGAGAGCATCTCCGAGGACTTATAA